GTACGCCGCGATGTTCGCCTGGCCCGCGGTGATCGCGATCCAGCTGGCCTTCTCCGACTACGACATCGTCAGCCCGGTCCGCTGGACGGGGCTGGACAACTTCGCCACGCTGGCCCACGACCCGCGCTTCTTCCTGGCGCTGCGGAACTCGCTGCTGTTCCTGGTGATGTTCCTGCCGCTCACCGTGGTCGCCCCGCTGTTCCTGGCGATGCTGGTGAACGTCAAGCTGCGCGGGATCCAGGCGTTCCGGATGCTGTACTACCTGCCGGTGATCACGTCGATGGTCGCCGTCGCCGTGGCCTGGCGCTACGTCTTCGACCGTGAGGGCGTCGTCAACTGGCTGCTCGGGCTGGCCGGCCTCGGCCCGATCGACTTCCTGCTCGACCGCGCCTGGGCGCTGCCCACCGTGGTGCTGCTGGAGGGCTGGAAGAACATGGGCCTGTTCATGATGATCTATCTCGCCGGTCTGCAGGCCGTGCCCACCGACCAGGTCGAGGCCGCCCGGATCGACGGTGCGAACGCGCGCCAGCGGCTGCGGCACGTGATCGTCCCGGCGCTGCTGCCCACCTTCGCGGTCACGCTGATCCTGAGCATGCTCGAGGCGATGAAGGCCTTCGAGTCCGTCTACGTGCTGACCCGCGGCGGCCCGCTCGACTCGACCCTCACCCTCGGCTACTACATCTGGTCGAAAGCCTTCCAGGACTACGACATGGGCTACGCCAGCGCGGTCGGTCTGGTGCTGTGGGCGATCATGATCGTGATCGCGGCGGCCAACCTCGTGGTGACCCGCCGGAGGGACCGCTGATGGCGACGCGCCGCACGGTCCGGCGGATCGGCCTCTACGTGCTGCTGTTCGCGGTCGCGGCGCTGTTCGTCGGCCCGTTCCTGATCCTGCTCAGCTCGGCCACCAAGTCGGCCGCCCAGGACGTCTTCGGTTTCCCGCCGGACCTGATCCCGCGCCCACCGGTGCTCGACTGGTTCAAGGAAGCCTGGACGACCGTCCCGTTCGCCCGGTTCCTGGTGAACTCGCTGATCTACGTCGGCGTCACCGTGCCGATCTACCTGATCGTCTCCGCGCTGACGGCGTACCCGCTGGCCCGGATCGCCTTCCGCGGCCGGTCGCTGTTCTTCATGCTGTTCCTGTCGATCATGTTCCTGCCGGGCGAGCTGATGCTGATCCCGCGCTTCCTGGTGATGGGCCAGCTGGGGCTGACCGACACCTTCGCCTCGGTCATCCTGCCCGCGATCCTGTCCTCGCTCGGCATCTTCCTGCTCCGCCAGGCCTTCGCGCAGATTCCCGACGAGGTGGTGGAGGCGGCCCGGGTGGACGGCGCGAACGAGTTCGCGATCTTCTGGCGGATCGCGGTCCCGATCGTCGCGCCGACCCTGGCGGTGCTCGCGATCCTGGGTTTCGTCTCGGTCTGGAACAGCTTCATCTGGCCGATGATCACGCTGACCAGCCAGTCCAAGTTCCCGGTCGCCCTCGGCATCGCCTACCTGACCGGCGTCAGCGGGACCGACGTCCGCGGTCTGGCGGCCGGCACGGTGATCTCGCTGCTGCCCATCGTCGTGATCTTCCTGCTGCTGCAGAAACGCATCCTCAACAGCATGGGCGGCGCCGTCAAAGGCTGAGCCCCGCACCTGTCCCGTCCGGCACCTTCTCCCAGTGAGGCAACGAGATGACCCCACCGATCAGCAGGCGCAACCTCCTCCTCGGCTCCACCGCCGCCGGCGTCCTCGCCTGGACCGGCGGTCCGGCCGGCCCGGCGTCCGCGGCCGGTCAGCCCTTCACGGCCGCGCTCGACTACGAGTCGCCCGCGGCGTTCGCGGCCGCCCAGTCGGCGTACCTGGCCGGCAACCCGACGAACAACGAGACCGGTCTGTACGCGTGGGGCGAGTCCTACTTCATGCTCGGCCTGCTCCGGATGTACGAGGCCTACCAGGACGAGCAGTACCTGCGCACCTTCGAGGAGCGCGCGGCCCTGCTGCTCCGGACGACGGACCACGCCCGCGGCGTCAAGGACTACCGCGGCCGCTCGGGCAAGGTCTGGCGGACCGCGCACAACTACACCGCTGGTCACGGCGTCCTCCCGGACGGCGC
The Kribbella italica DNA segment above includes these coding regions:
- a CDS encoding carbohydrate ABC transporter permease; this encodes MPGLSGRVVGQHWYTPYLFMLPGLLMYAAMFAWPAVIAIQLAFSDYDIVSPVRWTGLDNFATLAHDPRFFLALRNSLLFLVMFLPLTVVAPLFLAMLVNVKLRGIQAFRMLYYLPVITSMVAVAVAWRYVFDREGVVNWLLGLAGLGPIDFLLDRAWALPTVVLLEGWKNMGLFMMIYLAGLQAVPTDQVEAARIDGANARQRLRHVIVPALLPTFAVTLILSMLEAMKAFESVYVLTRGGPLDSTLTLGYYIWSKAFQDYDMGYASAVGLVLWAIMIVIAAANLVVTRRRDR
- a CDS encoding carbohydrate ABC transporter permease, with amino-acid sequence MATRRTVRRIGLYVLLFAVAALFVGPFLILLSSATKSAAQDVFGFPPDLIPRPPVLDWFKEAWTTVPFARFLVNSLIYVGVTVPIYLIVSALTAYPLARIAFRGRSLFFMLFLSIMFLPGELMLIPRFLVMGQLGLTDTFASVILPAILSSLGIFLLRQAFAQIPDEVVEAARVDGANEFAIFWRIAVPIVAPTLAVLAILGFVSVWNSFIWPMITLTSQSKFPVALGIAYLTGVSGTDVRGLAAGTVISLLPIVVIFLLLQKRILNSMGGAVKG